From the genome of Papilio machaon chromosome 1, ilPapMach1.1, whole genome shotgun sequence:
CGCGTTGCTACTCGCATTGGTCTCGCACGATAACGTCTCCTTGGCTGTATTTGTTATACGCGATTGACGTGCATGTGATACAACAAACTTGTGaacattattatacaaataatttaaactcagtaataaaaacaaacaatacgCTATTACTAAAACCATTAAATAGTGCAACATAATACATGACAAGGAAGTTGATGGTGCTCATGGCGGCTATACGATTCAACTTTTAAcgagaaacaattttttttaaatattttagtgtgAGGTTCTAAATGTAAGAGTACGCATTATATAGTTAGCTACCAAGTGGTTATTGAGTCagatgttaaatttatatgtatttaaaattaaccttttaaaatttccaGTATAAAAAAGAAGGTGAAAAAAGGTTCGGGCTCGAAGACTTTACCGTCGAACAGTTCCCCGGTGCGGGGCGGGCCGGAGTCGCCGGGCGCGGGCGGTGCGGGGCCGGGCGGGCGGCGAGCGGAGCCCGCGGACGCGCTCGGCACCGCCGTCGTCAAATACAACTACCAGGCGCAGCAGCCCGACGAGCTCTCGCTAACCAAAGGCACCAGGATACTCATACTAGAGAAGAGCAACGATGGCTGGTGGCGTGGACAGTACCAGGGCCATACGGGGTGGTCAGTATACACTACACACTCAGATATGACGCCCTTACCTCCAAGATCTCGtctcataataatttttattgtctaCTTTCAGGTTTCCATCAAACTACACAAGCGAAGAAGGCGACAATGAAGATCCGGTGCACACGTACGCGATGGCGGAGAATGTCCTCGACATTGTGGTGAGTAACAAGTTAAGGAGTACCAACTCTTTTTACACatacaagtaaatattttagagttctaatgtgtaaataattatattgcttTGTCAGGTGGCGCTGTACTCGTTCACGTCCAACAACGAGGCGGAGCTGTCGTTCGAGAAGGGCGACCGGCTGGAGATCGTGGAGCGGCCGCCCTCCGACCCCGAGTGGTACCGCGCGCGCGACTCCCGCGGTCAGGTCGGCCTCGTGCCGCGCAACTACCTGCAGGAGCTCGCCGACTACCTCACGCAGCCCTACTGGTCGGTGTCTCCTTCGTGTCTTTGTCAAACAAACCACGAACTGAGTAAGAACGTTTTGTTAACTTTGTTTGCATTATGTCGTCAGCGAGGCGAACGagggcgggcgcggcgcgggcggaggcgggggcgggggcgcggcgggcggtgCCGGCCCCGCCCCACTCGGCCGCGCCTGGTACTACGGCGCCATCACACGCATGCACTGCGACACTCTGCTCGACCAGCACGGACACGACGGCGACTTCCTCATCCGCGACTCCGAGACCAACGTCAGTCTACACTCTCACATACTCTCACATACACACTCTATACTCTGTACGGTCATACATCACAGTGTCACCTTGTTGTGTTGCAGGTGGGCGACTACTCGGTGTCGCTGAAGGCCCCGGGGCGCAACAAGCACTTCCGCGTGCACGTGGAGGGCAGCCTGTACTGCATCGGGCAGCGCAAGTTCCCCACGCTGGACCAGCTGGTGGCGCACTACCAGCGCGCGCCCATTTACACCAACAAGCAGGGCGAGAAGCTGTACCTCGTGCGCCCCCTGCCACGCCCCCCTCCGCAGTGCTGAGCCCCGCCCCGCAGTGCCCAGCCCCGCCCCGCAGTGCCGAGCCCCGCCCCGCAGTGCcgagccccgccccgccccgcagtGCCGAGCCCCGCCCCGCAGTGCcgagccccgccccgccccgcagtGCCGAGCCCCGCCCCGCAGTGCCGAGCCCCGCCCCGCAGTGCCGAGCCCCGCCCCGCAGTGCCGAGCCCCGCCCCGCAGTGCCCAGCCCCGCCCCGCAGTGCcgagccccgccccgccccgccgtgccgagccccgccccgccgcgccgagccccgccccgccccgcagtGCCGAGCCCCGCCCCGCAGTGCCGAGCCCCGCCCCGCAGTGCCGAGCCCCGCCCCGCAGTGCcgagccccgccccgccccgcagtGCCGAGCCCCGCCCCGCAGTGCCGAGCCCCGCCCCGCAGTGCCGAGCCCCGCCCCGCACTGCCCAGCCCCGCCCCGCAGTGCCCAGCCCCGCCCCGCAGTGCcgagccccgccccgccccgcagtGCCGAGCCCCGCCCCGCAGTGCcgagccccgccccgccccgcagtGCCGAGCCCCGCCCCGCAGTGCCGAGCCCCGCCCCGCAGTGCCGAGCCCCGCCCCGCAGTGCCGAGCCCCGCCCCGCAGTGCCCAGCCCCGCCCCGCAGTGCcgagccccgccccgccccgcagtGCCGAGCCCCGCCCCGCAGTGCCGAGCCCCGCCCCGCAGTGCCGAGCCCCGCCCCGCAGTGCCGAGCCCCGCCCCGCAGTGCCCAGCCCCGCCCCGCAGTGCcgagccccgccccgccccgcagtGCCGAGCCCCGCCCCGCAGTGCCGAGCCCCGCCCCGCAGTGCCGAGCCCCGCCCCGCAGTGCCGAGCCCCGCCCCGCAGTGCCGAGCCCCGCCCCGCAGTGCCGAGCCCCGCCCCGCAGTGCCGAGCCCCGCCCCGCGCGGCCTGACTCAATGTTTCATATATTCTACACGCAACAATGGAATGAGTTTATGTGGTATCAATCAAATACGATATCAATCAATGAAGACTTGACTACCACCCGACCCATACAccaacatttgtattttataatatctgaTATATCTtcagtaattatatttatgtccGTCAGTAAATTAGCTTCCCTTGTGGTTAGTAGATGTCGGAGACGTCTCACGTGTGTGACGTCCCAGATACAAATACTACGAGCGCTTTATAATGTACATCACAATATACTTATATCACTTATCTCCTTGTCAAATATCAATACgcatagatataaatattaactatacATTCGGAAATAAATCATTTagaacatataatatataacaatatgacAGATGTCATTTTGACAGCACTCCAATGTCgccatttatgatattttatttattttttgagatttttatttattttttgtaatatttatttttgtttattgaacATTTATGCATTAATATGCTGTCAAAATAAATCTGGAAACTTCCATTagaattatattgaaaatacatTGTCATTTACTATTCACAGTACTATTTCAGCTATAACCAGAGTCTGATTAAATTAAGGTATTTGatgtatttagttttaaaactttaagaattaaataacaattttttttattacaacggGACTAAGTCTTGCGTACAACAAAAGTAGACTACTAGATTGAcgactaaatataatttaaaatgtgagACGGTTtatgacaattttaaaatgcttgTATCATTACTCTGTTAACAAACTTCAACTGTACTATGCAAAATTTGAcgaaataactaattaatagatttataaattaaattattcaaactttcgtgagacattatcattaacttatataggaacggctaaaacactcacgtatatatatccggtgtcggcaccgactagtttatGCTTAAACAAAAACACCAATGACGCTTTGGTATCAACCTCGTCAACGACGCCGGCGCCTCCCCCCCACCCCCTCAAGACGCGCCCTATGAACGCAGGCGCGCAgtgaaataataccagtcccactgaCCCTGATGAAGGGTCCCCGATTGGCTccaaactagtcggtgccgacaccggatatatatacgtgagtgttttagccgtttcctattttagatttataaatctatGGTATTGTGTATTGCATTTAATTGCCATGAGATGAGATATTGAAAATGTCTATAGCTAATTCTTTAGTCTatgattgtaataaatttgattctaATATGAAACGCACTTAAAACTTGTTTCCATCATTGGTGCAGGGGAATCGTACTGAAAGGGGCAACGCGATGTCTCTTTTACTAATTTActggaataaaatttattagataaatttatgtctcgaattgttaaaaatttgagAACAAACACTGAATATATGATACTAAGTATTATATTGTGCCCACTTTTTATGCAGTTATCGCGTAAATTTTGAGCATTCGTACTTCAGTCGTGCAGCGCGGCGGACGTGCGCACGCACCGCTCCGCCGCACATTAATATATCTataataaaccaaaaaatTGGCTTCTTATCGCATTCAATACTATAGTTAAAGTGTAAGAGCCATTTCTATATcatattatttcttaagtcatttataagtaatgtagtgtaattgataaaaaaaaaagattttttatatagtttaaatgACATTAGACGATCGAGGTTAGATGGAATGTGAATCGATCGTGTACCTACGGCCTGTATAGTGTAACGTttgcgtgcgcgtgcgcatgTGATATACAAGTTGCATAGGTTACGTTGTGATGTTGCGCTAAGTAAGTTTATATCTTAAGTCATTTCAGGGAAAACCGCGGAGTGGAGACATCGAGAGAGTTTTGTTAGAGGAAATGGATGGGTGGAGGTCGCATGACTAAATTTGTATCGAATTTTAGTGTATTTAAACAACGAATTAGCTATCCCATTCGTGATCGGTACGTCGCTAGTTTATACAGGGCgctatataattataacaacgAAAATTATGAAGAAACTAATGTAATAAGTTTACTGCATTCAAATTAAGAAGCAAAAACGGTAAAAGTtcattctgtaaaaaaaatatttcaagattTTCGTtggcaattaaataaaatgaatttgtaaattagAGTACCCTGTATAAATAGTGGTCGTTGGCAGGAATCTCCCGGCGCCGGTTTCCGCTGAGTGACGGCCGCTAGTCAATGCGCCGGCATCACACTGCTTCGCTTGTCGCAGCTGACAGTCTGACAGTCTAaagccgcgttcacatttgcctgaattgttgtgtcgtgatgcgtcagaaaggtatcggtctcatacaattaatatggttgcgtgcacacttctctgacgcagtgtgtcgtgatggcttgtgtcgtgtcgcgtcagtag
Proteins encoded in this window:
- the LOC106719249 gene encoding cytoplasmic protein NCK1, which produces MLETRSVRAADSVWANKPLPAPHAMANARHGKNAQDDVCYVVAKYDYAAQGAQELDLRKNERYLLLDDSKHWWRVQNARSQSGYVPSNYVKKEKPSLFDSIKKKVKKGSGSKTLPSNSSPVRGGPESPGAGGAGPGGRRAEPADALGTAVVKYNYQAQQPDELSLTKGTRILILEKSNDGWWRGQYQGHTGWFPSNYTSEEGDNEDPVHTYAMAENVLDIVVALYSFTSNNEAELSFEKGDRLEIVERPPSDPEWYRARDSRGQVGLVPRNYLQELADYLTQPYCEANEGGRGAGGGGGGGAAGGAGPAPLGRAWYYGAITRMHCDTLLDQHGHDGDFLIRDSETNVGDYSVSLKAPGRNKHFRVHVEGSLYCIGQRKFPTLDQLVAHYQRAPIYTNKQGEKLYLVRPLPRPPPQC